Proteins from a genomic interval of Chanos chanos chromosome 3, fChaCha1.1, whole genome shotgun sequence:
- the LOC115806864 gene encoding perforin-1-like has product MGTVLSECYQGSPRQCHKFDFVPGYNLIGEGYDIVKLKTTNTYVIDVESYLHPTNSCTLVKNSFFKNAWQKLPISVVDWRSFDSCDFGFQSFRFPSVTSLLQSLSRYFQNDWKVGLNVPKAKSLHYVGTKSQIHEFATSFASGGKSSFASHSFACSYYSFRLTSKPPLSHTFFQDIRSLPKYYCKSTREQYRHFIDIYGTHYIRLVRLGGMVMRVTGIQHCVAELSKVSISQMEDCFKMELPRSLDQGFQLEPMSEQCSNVFAKYNHVKSDSKDSKININFDFKDGKGWKGDTITDSEAFKKWRRSLKTFPAIISFDIHPLHKLVPYRVISNNLRKAIEEYLTENKKKIEEPVCKVRSPNLSPDCCPLQSKRGRLTVVIHRGYGLHGRVGRPSDAYVTVRHGGQHRRTHMIQSYDPFWNTYYDFGIVNTDINLVVEAFDQDWFRDIRHGTCDINIVQGQHGYWCPMSHEGIAISLTYTLTCDHYLTDLKCNRYSSSPT; this is encoded by the exons ATGGGTACAGTCCTGAGTGAGTGTTATCAGGGATCTCCCCGCCAATGCCACAAGTTTGACTTTGTCCCTGGCTATAATCTGATTGGAGAAGGCTATGACATTGTTAAACTTAAGACTACAAACACATATGTGATTGATGTGGAAAGCTACTTACATCCCACTAACTCCTGTACCCTGGTTAAAAACAGTTTCTTCAAAAATGCATGGCAGAAACTCCCCATCTCGGTGGTTGACTGGCGCTCTTTCGATAGTTGTGACTTTGGCTTCCAGAGTTTTCGTTTCCCTTCAGTCACTTCACTTTTACAAAGCTTATCCAGATACTTCCAGAATGACTGGAAGGTAGGACTGAATGTTCCAAAAGCCAAGAGTTTGCACTATGTAGGCACAAAGTCCCAAATACATGAATTTGCCACTTCTTTTGCCAGTGGGGGCAAATCTTCTTTTGCATCTCATTCATTCGCCTGCAGCTACTACAG CTTTCGTCTCACCAGCAAACCTCCGCTGAGTCATACATTCTTTCAAGATATAAGATCTCTCCCAAAGTATTACTGTAAGAGTACCAGGGAACAGTACCGTCACTTCATCGACATTTACGGAACCCACTACATCCGTCTAGTACGCCTTGGAGGGATGGTCATGAGAGTAACTGGCATTCAGCATTGTGTAGCAGAACTAAGCAAGGTCTCCATTTCCCAGATGGAGGACTGCTTTAAAATGGAACTGCCCAGAAGCTTAGATCAAGGTTTTCAGCTTGAACCAATGAGTGAGCAATGCAGCAATGTCTTTGCAAAATATAATCATGTCAAAAGTGATTCCAAAGACTCAAAGATCAACATCAACTTTGATTTCAAAGATGGGAAAGGCTGGAAAGGAGACACAATCACTGATTCTGAAGCTTTCAAAAAATGGCGTAGAAGTTTAAAGACATTTCCAGCAATTATATCATTTGACATCCACCCTCTGCATAAATTGGTGCCCTACCGTGTTATCAGTAATAACTTGAGGAAGGCTATTGAAGAATatttgactgaaaacaaaaagaagattGAAGAGCCAGTCTGCAAAGTGAGATCCCCTAACCTCTCCCCTGACTGCTGCCCTTTACAGTCTAAAAGAGGAAGGTTAACTGTGGTAATACATCGTGGCTATGGCCTTCATGGACGCGTGGGTAGGCCATCAGATGCCTATGTGACAGTGAGGCATGGCGGACAGCACAGAAGAACTCATATGATCCAGTCATATGATCCGTTCTGGAATACCTACTATGATTTTGGCATTGTGAACACAGATATCAATTTAGTTGTAGAGGCCTTTGATCAGGACTGGTTTAGAGATATAAGACATGGGACGTGTGATATAAATATTGTACAAGGACAACATGGATACTGGTGCCCCATGAGCCATGAAGGCATTGCCATTTCCTTAACCTATACTCTAACCTGTGACCATTATCTTACCGACCTAAAGTGTAACCGTTATTCTTCCTCTCCCACTTAA